The following proteins come from a genomic window of Phycisphaeraceae bacterium:
- a CDS encoding tetratricopeptide repeat protein has protein sequence MAEASTNTATVEAEAPASAPLPSRQPGWSQLWQMPALVLGLLVFGVWLYLTVNAPKPKNDFTGGLDSISQYLKANNFDAARESINRVLPHIDQATVLEQARLKQLWGDMIFLEQRYTGTSAPENHRKIVELYTEAREGHQPFDTTHLQWWADTLVSLGQDEKALKMLEELKDEPPETRYKVVRDMIERKSRQPGMTPQTLAPLIARFQDEVRKADKTQRRAQDIWLTGLQARMALDGDEPEKAVDGLLRRVAQLTEGGDKDLGPLYVLLAKGYQRTDVSKARPWYTKAREKVDPSDPLGAEILVGLGQLDLAETNDVRTALDNFNNALAESTSNSSVFFDATLGRGDCEARLGQTGDSIDSFKKAVKFVLNQPALEVNRQKQLDDTLHTHYDAAMERGDYDQALDFLNTLSPLYQRQRELPSKLLLEMATTYDKLSDQDRIAWGGPEPTPAIPPMTQPAPSIKDQANLALSGEEDEADAEPESEPSAAVTNGPKVSPRKLAAQQMVLHLSKAAEYYIRHAHMVSVSDEAAYSSSLWRAAECYDRAQMWKNAIDVYAEFVKNRVGDPKQLAALLQLGLAYEADGQYQPAIECFKQVIDTQPQSPEAYASLVPLARCYVSMDDFSSAKRVLNFVVQGHPTITPESVVYRDALIELGKLHYRLGEYREAIERLALAADRYKDAPSIGLIRFRLADAYRRSIEDIDKDLREPMPQSKKLELQRERTRRLEEAQKLFTQVVAEFELRDESTLSPVEALSFRNAYFYRADCAYDLRQFKQAIDLYEVAAKRWEAHPASLVALVQIVNSYCEMNMVQEAKVANLRARAMLKRIPEEAFNDPSLPMSRQHWADWLEWTSKLDLFNNKTASAGP, from the coding sequence ATGGCAGAAGCCTCAACCAATACCGCGACCGTGGAAGCCGAAGCACCTGCCTCTGCTCCGCTGCCATCGCGTCAGCCGGGCTGGTCACAGCTCTGGCAGATGCCTGCATTGGTACTGGGCCTGCTCGTGTTCGGGGTCTGGCTTTACCTGACGGTTAATGCGCCTAAGCCGAAAAATGATTTCACCGGCGGTCTGGACTCGATCTCGCAATATCTCAAGGCCAACAATTTCGATGCGGCGCGGGAGTCGATCAACCGCGTCCTGCCCCACATCGATCAGGCCACCGTGCTGGAGCAGGCCCGGCTCAAGCAGCTCTGGGGTGACATGATTTTCCTGGAGCAGCGTTACACCGGCACAAGCGCGCCGGAAAATCATCGGAAGATCGTCGAGCTTTACACCGAGGCACGCGAGGGGCATCAGCCGTTTGATACGACGCATCTCCAGTGGTGGGCTGACACGCTGGTTTCGCTGGGGCAGGATGAGAAAGCGCTGAAGATGCTGGAAGAGCTCAAGGATGAGCCGCCGGAGACGCGCTACAAAGTCGTCCGTGACATGATCGAGCGCAAGAGTCGCCAGCCAGGCATGACGCCTCAGACACTGGCGCCGTTGATCGCGCGGTTTCAGGACGAGGTACGCAAGGCGGATAAGACGCAACGCCGGGCACAGGACATCTGGCTCACCGGGCTTCAGGCCCGCATGGCGCTCGATGGTGATGAACCCGAAAAAGCGGTCGATGGTCTGCTCCGTCGCGTGGCGCAGCTCACCGAAGGCGGCGACAAGGATTTAGGACCGCTTTACGTGCTGTTGGCTAAGGGATATCAACGCACGGATGTGTCCAAGGCCCGGCCCTGGTACACCAAGGCAAGGGAAAAAGTCGATCCCTCCGATCCTCTGGGCGCGGAGATTCTCGTGGGACTCGGCCAGCTTGATCTGGCGGAGACCAACGACGTGCGGACCGCGCTGGACAATTTCAATAACGCCCTGGCGGAAAGCACCAGCAACAGCAGCGTGTTTTTTGATGCGACACTCGGCCGAGGGGACTGTGAAGCGAGATTGGGGCAGACCGGCGACTCGATTGATTCATTCAAGAAAGCGGTCAAGTTTGTCCTCAACCAGCCCGCGCTGGAAGTCAACAGGCAAAAACAGCTCGATGACACGCTGCACACACACTATGACGCAGCGATGGAGCGCGGGGATTACGATCAGGCTTTGGATTTTCTGAACACCCTCTCGCCGCTCTATCAACGTCAGCGTGAGCTGCCTTCCAAGCTGCTGCTGGAGATGGCGACCACCTACGACAAGCTCTCGGATCAGGATCGTATCGCCTGGGGCGGCCCTGAGCCGACGCCCGCGATTCCTCCCATGACGCAGCCCGCACCGTCGATCAAAGATCAGGCGAATCTCGCACTCAGCGGCGAGGAAGACGAGGCTGATGCGGAACCGGAATCCGAACCATCCGCTGCAGTGACCAACGGGCCGAAAGTCTCCCCTCGAAAGCTGGCGGCGCAGCAGATGGTGCTGCACTTATCCAAAGCAGCGGAGTATTACATTCGTCACGCCCACATGGTGTCAGTCTCGGATGAAGCGGCTTATAGCTCGAGTCTGTGGCGGGCGGCGGAGTGCTACGACCGGGCACAGATGTGGAAAAACGCGATCGACGTTTACGCGGAGTTTGTGAAAAACCGTGTCGGCGATCCGAAGCAACTGGCTGCGCTGTTGCAACTGGGGTTGGCATACGAAGCTGACGGGCAATATCAGCCCGCCATCGAGTGTTTCAAACAGGTCATTGATACCCAACCGCAGAGTCCTGAGGCGTACGCCTCATTGGTGCCGCTGGCGCGGTGCTATGTCTCGATGGATGATTTCAGCAGTGCCAAGCGTGTGCTGAACTTCGTCGTACAGGGCCATCCGACCATCACACCTGAGAGCGTCGTTTACCGCGACGCATTGATCGAGCTGGGCAAGCTGCACTACCGGCTGGGCGAGTACCGCGAGGCGATCGAGCGGCTGGCGCTGGCGGCGGATCGTTACAAGGATGCGCCGAGCATCGGCCTGATCCGGTTCCGACTGGCCGACGCCTATCGTCGATCAATCGAGGATATCGACAAAGATCTGCGCGAGCCGATGCCGCAGTCGAAAAAGCTGGAGCTTCAGCGCGAGCGGACGCGCCGGCTGGAGGAGGCGCAGAAGCTGTTCACGCAGGTGGTGGCTGAGTTTGAATTGCGTGACGAATCGACGCTGTCACCTGTGGAGGCATTGAGTTTTCGTAACGCCTATTTTTACCGTGCGGACTGTGCGTACGACCTGCGGCAGTTCAAGCAGGCGATCGACCTGTACGAAGTCGCAGCCAAGCGATGGGAGGCTCATCCCGCCTCGCTGGTGGCTCTGGTGCAGATTGTCAATTCATACTGTGAGATGAACATGGTGCAGGAGGCGAAGGTCGCCAACCTGCGTGCCCGCGCGATGTTGAAGCGCATCCCGGAGGAAGCCTTCAACGATCCGAGCCTGCCCATGAGTCGCCAGCACTGGGCGGACTGGCTTGAGTGGACCAGCAAGCTGGATCTCTTCAATAACAAAACCGCCAGTGCCGGCCCGTGA
- the flgB gene encoding flagellar basal body rod protein FlgB, whose translation MFNSGSLPVLERLVQFTGQRQRLLADNIANLSTPYFKPRDIDPRQFQAALRRAVESRRASSAADGRLDFHDTDEVKFRPDTLELRPRPVNAGILYHDQNNRDLERTMQALAENTLTHNAGIELMRSEFETMKIAIRERV comes from the coding sequence ATGTTTAACAGTGGATCGCTGCCGGTCCTGGAAAGGCTCGTGCAATTCACGGGTCAGCGCCAGCGTCTGCTGGCCGACAACATTGCCAACCTCTCGACGCCGTATTTCAAGCCGCGAGATATCGACCCTCGGCAGTTTCAGGCGGCACTTCGCAGGGCCGTCGAAAGCCGTCGCGCCTCGTCGGCAGCGGATGGCCGGCTGGATTTCCATGACACGGACGAGGTGAAGTTCCGCCCCGACACGCTGGAACTTCGCCCCCGACCCGTCAACGCGGGCATCCTCTATCACGATCAAAACAACCGCGACCTCGAACGCACGATGCAGGCTCTCGCGGAGAATACTCTCACGCATAACGCGGGCATCGAGTTGATGCGCAGCGAATTTGAAACGATGAAAATCGCAATCAGGGAAAGAGTGTAA
- a CDS encoding alkaline phosphatase family protein, with protein sequence MSRNLITSVVLFVWLAVFPVVYGETPATQPAVEISERRVLIFSVDGLRPDVMLRAKAPSLRSLMADGVFSCWAQTTDVAITLPSHASMLTGMSPAKHGISWNDAQPTPAYPKVNTLFDIAHERGLSTGMAAGKTKFETFACPGSIDFAAYAPRETHNGQMSSTIWTDQTVADRAIEIIRAHQPRVMFIHLPDVDTAGHTKGWGSIAQLEAIETADSQIGRVLATLDELKLSAQTLVIVSADHGGSSTSHGRDDLRSHFIPWIARGPGVIKNHDLTLDHDLRVHTEDTFAVACDFLGLDLPADIDGKPIPQIYGRQPTTAPK encoded by the coding sequence GTGAGCCGAAACCTCATCACCTCCGTTGTTCTGTTCGTATGGTTAGCTGTTTTTCCAGTGGTTTACGGGGAAACACCCGCCACCCAGCCGGCAGTAGAGATTTCCGAAAGGCGTGTTCTGATCTTCAGCGTTGACGGGTTGCGGCCCGATGTTATGCTCCGCGCCAAGGCACCCTCGCTGCGCAGCCTGATGGCTGACGGTGTATTTTCCTGCTGGGCGCAGACCACCGATGTCGCCATCACGCTCCCCTCGCACGCGAGCATGCTCACCGGCATGTCGCCGGCCAAACACGGCATCAGTTGGAACGATGCACAGCCCACACCCGCCTATCCCAAGGTTAACACGTTATTCGACATCGCCCACGAACGCGGCCTGTCCACCGGTATGGCGGCAGGTAAAACCAAGTTTGAAACATTCGCCTGTCCCGGCTCGATTGACTTCGCAGCTTATGCGCCTCGTGAGACACACAACGGCCAGATGTCGAGCACCATCTGGACCGATCAAACGGTTGCCGACCGCGCGATCGAGATCATCCGTGCCCACCAACCGCGGGTCATGTTCATCCACTTGCCCGACGTGGATACCGCTGGTCACACCAAAGGCTGGGGTTCGATCGCCCAGCTTGAAGCCATCGAAACTGCGGACAGCCAGATCGGACGAGTGCTTGCGACGCTCGACGAGCTTAAGCTCTCCGCGCAGACGCTGGTGATCGTCAGTGCGGACCACGGCGGATCGAGCACTTCACACGGCAGGGACGATCTCCGCTCGCACTTCATCCCCTGGATCGCACGCGGGCCGGGGGTGATCAAAAATCACGATCTCACGCTCGACCACGATCTGCGTGTGCATACGGAGGACACCTTCGCCGTCGCCTGTGATTTTCTGGGATTGGATCTGCCCGCTGATATCGACGGCAAACCGATCCCGCAGATTTACGGTCGGCAGCCGACGACAGCGCCTAAGTAG
- a CDS encoding FliI/YscN family ATPase — MTLLSEQISMIESMAPAELRGTVVEVRGLALRIADLPVPIGAMVRVETARGLGKPIFGEVLGFDQNQTIVMPFGTTGGVRRGDRAIAQQYHQLVRVGRSLLGRVLDGLGRPIDGKGPLVDTVQRPLHPAPVDPLDRPCIDAPLATGVRAIDAALSVGLGQRLGVFAAPGVGKSTLLGTMARHTSADVSVVALIGERGREVRDFIEHQLGEEGLARSVVVCATSDEPALVRIRAAQAANSIAEYFRDQGLNVLMIMDSITRFCQAQRQVGLAAGEPPATKGYPPSVFSTLPILLERSGRTTRGSITGFYAVLVDGDDMNDPVADAARGILDGHVVLSRALAAKGHWPAIDILESISRVVDEVTDAEQQAARREMIKLIAAYRQVEDLVNIGAYAAGSNPDFDLAIACKPAIDQLLQQGRKEVIGQADFARTRGQLLALMQQVQVAKRQLLKNAPGRTPVRK; from the coding sequence ATGACGCTGTTGAGCGAACAGATTTCGATGATCGAATCCATGGCCCCTGCGGAGCTTCGCGGCACCGTGGTTGAGGTGCGCGGTCTGGCACTGCGCATTGCCGACCTGCCCGTACCCATCGGCGCGATGGTACGTGTGGAGACGGCTCGCGGGCTGGGCAAGCCGATTTTCGGAGAGGTGCTGGGTTTCGATCAGAATCAGACCATCGTGATGCCGTTTGGTACGACCGGCGGTGTGCGCCGTGGTGATCGCGCGATCGCCCAGCAGTACCACCAGCTTGTTCGTGTCGGCCGATCACTGCTGGGTCGTGTGCTTGACGGGCTTGGACGGCCCATCGACGGCAAGGGGCCGTTGGTTGACACCGTGCAGCGGCCGTTGCATCCGGCACCGGTCGATCCGCTGGATCGTCCGTGCATTGATGCTCCGCTGGCGACCGGCGTACGCGCGATTGACGCAGCGTTGAGCGTCGGGCTGGGGCAACGATTAGGCGTGTTCGCCGCTCCGGGTGTCGGAAAAAGTACGCTGCTGGGCACGATGGCGAGGCACACGTCGGCGGATGTCAGCGTGGTCGCGTTGATCGGCGAACGCGGCCGTGAGGTCCGGGACTTCATCGAACATCAGCTTGGTGAGGAAGGCTTAGCGCGGAGCGTCGTCGTTTGTGCGACCAGCGACGAGCCGGCTCTGGTGCGCATCCGTGCGGCACAGGCAGCCAACTCAATCGCGGAATACTTCCGCGATCAGGGGCTGAACGTGCTGATGATCATGGACTCGATCACACGTTTTTGTCAGGCACAGCGGCAGGTGGGGTTGGCCGCAGGAGAGCCGCCGGCGACGAAGGGATACCCGCCCAGTGTTTTTTCGACTTTGCCGATCCTGCTGGAGCGATCCGGTCGGACGACCAGAGGTTCGATCACCGGTTTCTACGCGGTGCTGGTGGATGGCGACGACATGAACGATCCGGTTGCCGACGCGGCACGCGGCATCCTCGACGGCCACGTCGTGCTCAGCCGTGCGTTGGCGGCCAAGGGACACTGGCCGGCAATCGACATTCTTGAATCCATCAGCCGGGTGGTGGATGAAGTAACCGACGCCGAACAGCAGGCGGCAAGGCGTGAGATGATCAAACTCATCGCAGCCTACCGGCAGGTCGAGGATCTGGTGAACATCGGTGCTTACGCTGCGGGGAGCAATCCCGATTTTGATCTGGCGATCGCCTGCAAGCCGGCCATCGACCAGCTCCTGCAACAAGGCCGCAAGGAAGTGATCGGGCAGGCGGATTTCGCCCGTACCCGTGGTCAGCTTCTGGCCCTGATGCAGCAGGTTCAGGTTGCTAAACGTCAACTGTTGAAGAACGCGCCGGGCCGGACGCCCGTGCGCAAGTGA
- the fliJ gene encoding flagellar export protein FliJ, whose translation MARFRFKLEPVLRYRRLLEDEAQRELAKTMRRRMILQDQLKQMQETITSSKQQLGQGLIGRVDLDSIAQFARYSSQTTQRARQIINSLVTAEKQIEIAREKLLKATRDRKALELLEERHRQTWRAVMERKDAAATDEMAVQAYARQVMFG comes from the coding sequence ATGGCCCGATTCCGTTTCAAACTTGAGCCGGTGCTTCGCTATCGACGCTTGCTGGAGGATGAAGCGCAGCGTGAACTGGCCAAGACGATGCGTCGCCGCATGATTCTCCAAGACCAGTTAAAGCAGATGCAGGAGACGATCACTTCGTCGAAGCAGCAGTTGGGTCAGGGGCTTATCGGACGGGTCGATCTCGACAGCATCGCGCAATTTGCGCGCTATTCCAGTCAGACCACGCAGCGGGCCCGCCAGATCATCAATTCGCTCGTTACCGCAGAAAAACAGATCGAAATCGCCCGTGAGAAGCTTCTCAAGGCCACACGGGACCGCAAGGCACTGGAATTGCTGGAGGAACGGCATCGTCAGACGTGGCGTGCAGTGATGGAGCGCAAAGACGCAGCCGCGACCGACGAAATGGCTGTGCAGGCGTATGCACGGCAGGTGATGTTCGGCTGA
- a CDS encoding sigma-54-dependent Fis family transcriptional regulator translates to MTKVLVVDDKQMMRDSVGATLQRAGYTVVAASDGSAALSMVARHRPSAVITDLKMPEMDGLELLARLRQADDHLPVVLMTAYGSVDSAVKAMKEGAFDFIQKPFEGDQLVVVIRRAVEHRRLLAENAALKTNAKVYDNSPVLVGRSPAMRMVAQQIQQIAQSHGTVLISGESGTGKEVVARTIHAHSPRRERIMMCLNCAALSSSLLESELFGHEKGAFTGADQLRKGRFELADAGTLLLDEISEISPQLQAKLLRVLQERQFERVGSSLTMQVDVRVIATTNRDLTQSVRDGEFRQDLYYRLNVLPISLPPLRERIEDIPLLGEHFLTQVSVREGREPKRFDAEAIELMKKYPWPGNVRELQNICERAAVLTRGQIITAGTMQPWLIAPAPVIHVAPIGVGSLPVPRNGASAAGSSASTLAGSKRLDDIEREQIIRTLGQFNGNRQRTAETLGIGVRTLGLKLKKWKEMNLVAQTI, encoded by the coding sequence ATGACGAAAGTATTGGTCGTCGATGATAAGCAGATGATGCGCGACAGCGTCGGCGCGACGCTGCAGCGAGCCGGTTACACCGTGGTCGCAGCCAGTGACGGCTCCGCAGCTTTGTCGATGGTTGCACGGCACAGGCCGTCGGCGGTCATCACCGATCTCAAGATGCCCGAAATGGATGGCCTCGAACTGCTGGCGCGGCTGCGCCAGGCTGACGACCACTTGCCCGTCGTGCTCATGACCGCTTACGGATCAGTGGATTCTGCGGTCAAGGCGATGAAAGAAGGCGCGTTCGACTTCATCCAGAAACCTTTCGAGGGCGATCAACTCGTCGTCGTCATTCGTCGCGCGGTCGAACATCGACGGCTGCTGGCGGAAAACGCAGCTCTCAAGACAAATGCGAAGGTTTACGACAATTCTCCCGTTCTCGTCGGCCGCTCTCCCGCGATGCGCATGGTGGCGCAGCAGATTCAGCAGATCGCCCAGTCGCACGGCACGGTCCTCATCAGTGGTGAATCAGGCACGGGCAAGGAAGTGGTCGCCCGCACGATCCACGCGCACAGTCCTCGCCGCGAGCGGATCATGATGTGTCTCAACTGTGCTGCTTTGTCGAGCAGTTTGCTGGAAAGCGAACTGTTCGGCCACGAAAAAGGCGCGTTCACCGGCGCCGATCAGCTCCGCAAGGGCCGCTTCGAGCTTGCCGATGCGGGCACGCTGCTGCTGGATGAAATCAGCGAGATCAGCCCGCAATTACAGGCGAAACTGCTGCGTGTGCTCCAGGAGAGGCAGTTCGAGCGCGTCGGATCGAGCCTGACCATGCAGGTGGATGTGCGGGTGATCGCGACGACCAACCGTGATCTGACACAAAGTGTGCGTGACGGGGAGTTTCGACAGGATCTTTATTACAGATTGAATGTGCTGCCTATCTCGCTGCCGCCGCTGCGTGAGCGCATCGAGGATATCCCGCTGTTGGGCGAGCATTTTTTGACGCAGGTCTCGGTGCGTGAAGGGCGCGAGCCTAAGCGGTTTGACGCTGAGGCGATTGAGTTGATGAAAAAGTACCCTTGGCCGGGCAATGTGCGTGAGTTGCAGAATATCTGCGAGCGTGCTGCGGTACTGACGCGGGGGCAGATCATCACTGCCGGGACAATGCAGCCGTGGCTGATCGCACCTGCTCCGGTGATTCATGTCGCCCCGATCGGCGTCGGGTCGCTTCCGGTGCCGAGAAATGGAGCTTCCGCTGCGGGCAGCAGCGCATCAACGCTCGCCGGCAGCAAACGGCTCGATGACATCGAACGTGAACAGATCATTCGGACACTCGGACAATTCAACGGCAACCGCCAGCGCACAGCCGAGACGCTGGGCATCGGTGTACGGACGCTTGGCCTGAAGCTCAAAAAATGGAAGGAGATGAACCTTGTCGCGCAGACGATTTGA
- the fliE gene encoding flagellar hook-basal body complex protein FliE, whose translation MSDPLGLIGSAGTTGIRPAIAPRTGGAGGADAADGASFKDVLMKNIEQVNKLQQDAEKAIEDLATGQRNDLDGVLIAKQKADMAFQLLVQVRNKMVDAFEEIKQMRV comes from the coding sequence ATGAGTGATCCATTGGGACTAATCGGCAGCGCGGGTACCACCGGAATACGTCCGGCGATCGCGCCTAGAACGGGCGGTGCAGGCGGTGCCGATGCCGCGGATGGAGCGAGTTTCAAGGACGTGCTCATGAAAAACATTGAGCAGGTCAACAAGCTTCAACAGGATGCGGAGAAAGCCATCGAAGACCTCGCCACCGGCCAGCGCAACGATCTCGACGGAGTTCTGATCGCCAAGCAGAAGGCCGACATGGCGTTTCAACTGCTCGTGCAGGTGAGAAACAAGATGGTGGATGCGTTCGAGGAAATTAAGCAGATGCGGGTTTGA
- the fliG gene encoding flagellar motor switch protein FliG produces MAETNVNLEAATTDLSTIRKAAVLLLAIDQEAASLILKQLEPKAIEEVTRELAGLGDVSQATRDKVIVEFYELALAQTWASEGGLEYAKNLLSQSLDPKEADRILQQISQQVRKTPFAFLQKAEAQNLLTFIQDEHPQTIALIVSHLPFHKASEILGGLPGPKQIEVIKRVANMEQTNPEVIAEVERGLEARLSNMLTQSYEKIGGVDTVAEMLNLVDRTTEKGIMEGLEAEDPDLVEQIRRLMFVFEDILLVNDKGIQAVLKEVDNNELAMALKTASNELKDKIFKNMSERAAQLIKEDMEFMGPVRVSDVEAAQQRVVDVVRRLEDAGEIIISGRGGAGEMVV; encoded by the coding sequence ATGGCTGAAACCAACGTCAATCTCGAAGCAGCCACGACCGACCTTTCGACGATCCGCAAAGCGGCTGTTCTATTGCTGGCGATCGATCAGGAGGCGGCCTCGCTGATTCTCAAGCAGCTTGAGCCGAAGGCCATCGAAGAAGTCACTCGCGAGCTGGCGGGACTGGGTGATGTGTCGCAGGCGACGCGAGACAAGGTGATCGTCGAGTTTTATGAGCTGGCCCTGGCGCAGACGTGGGCCAGCGAAGGCGGACTGGAATACGCCAAGAATCTGCTCAGCCAGAGCCTCGATCCCAAAGAGGCTGACCGCATACTCCAGCAAATCAGCCAGCAGGTGCGCAAGACGCCGTTTGCGTTTTTGCAGAAGGCGGAAGCGCAGAACCTGTTGACGTTCATTCAGGATGAGCACCCGCAGACGATCGCACTGATCGTATCGCATCTGCCTTTCCATAAGGCGTCTGAAATCCTCGGCGGTCTGCCCGGTCCCAAACAGATCGAAGTCATCAAGCGCGTGGCGAACATGGAGCAGACCAACCCCGAAGTCATCGCGGAGGTGGAGCGCGGACTCGAAGCACGGCTTTCCAACATGCTCACGCAGAGCTACGAAAAAATCGGCGGCGTGGACACGGTCGCGGAAATGCTCAACCTCGTGGACCGCACGACGGAGAAGGGCATCATGGAGGGCCTCGAAGCAGAGGATCCCGATCTGGTCGAGCAGATTCGTCGCCTGATGTTCGTCTTCGAGGACATCCTTCTGGTCAATGACAAGGGCATCCAGGCGGTGCTCAAGGAAGTGGACAACAACGAGCTGGCGATGGCGCTCAAGACCGCCAGCAACGAGTTGAAGGACAAGATTTTCAAGAACATGTCGGAGCGTGCAGCGCAGCTCATCAAGGAGGACATGGAGTTCATGGGGCCGGTGCGTGTTTCGGATGTCGAGGCGGCTCAGCAGCGCGTGGTGGACGTGGTACGCCGTCTGGAGGATGCAGGCGAAATCATCATCAGCGGTCGCGGCGGTGCCGGCGAAATGGTGGTGTGA
- the flgC gene encoding flagellar basal body rod protein FlgC gives MFGLLDISTSGLVAQRTRMESIAANIANKSSLYDAQGNYAPYRRRVPILAAGDPATGSKEGVHIAKIDFDQSAFNRKYEPGHPNADRDGYVMYPNVSPEIEMINALEASRAYEANIMAAEATKNMMQTSLRLLA, from the coding sequence ATGTTTGGGCTACTTGATATTTCGACCTCCGGCCTGGTGGCGCAGCGGACGCGGATGGAATCCATCGCCGCCAACATCGCCAACAAAAGCTCGCTGTATGACGCGCAGGGCAACTACGCGCCGTACCGTCGTCGCGTGCCCATTCTGGCGGCGGGTGATCCGGCGACCGGGTCGAAAGAGGGCGTGCACATTGCGAAGATCGACTTTGACCAGTCGGCTTTCAATCGCAAATACGAACCCGGCCATCCCAACGCGGATCGAGACGGCTACGTGATGTATCCGAATGTGAGTCCTGAGATTGAGATGATTAACGCGCTGGAGGCCAGCCGGGCTTATGAAGCCAACATCATGGCGGCCGAGGCGACCAAGAACATGATGCAGACGAGCCTGCGACTGCTCGCCTGA
- the prfB gene encoding peptide chain release factor 2: METQMGSADFWNNQEKANKVVSELKTLRNLLTPVTKVSGQIEDARLLWQMAEDADDQSSRVEVDGQLGNLQSELDRLETASLLSGKYDDRNCYLSIYAREGGTEAMDWCQMLFRMYVNYCESMGWDVSEVDKTVGEEAGLKDVTLYIKAPMAFGFLSAERGTHRLARVSPFNAQGKRQTSFATVDVVPEFEDSGDYEIPENELEITPFVRASGPGGQNVNKVATAIRVIHKPTGLTVVCSVERKQEQNKKRALGILRGRLELMAEEKKQQEIKAAAGGSLEMGWGSQIRSYVFYDNRVKDHRTNYEEPNPQNVMNGRLQGFIDAELRRRAKERGIK, from the coding sequence CTGGAAACCCAGATGGGGTCAGCCGACTTCTGGAACAACCAGGAGAAGGCCAACAAGGTCGTCAGCGAGCTGAAGACCTTGCGCAACTTGCTCACGCCGGTGACGAAGGTGAGCGGCCAGATCGAGGATGCGCGTCTGCTCTGGCAGATGGCCGAAGACGCCGACGACCAGTCCAGCCGTGTCGAGGTCGATGGACAGCTTGGCAATCTTCAGTCTGAACTTGACCGGCTGGAAACGGCCTCTCTGCTTTCGGGCAAGTACGACGACCGCAATTGCTATCTCTCCATCTACGCGCGTGAAGGCGGGACGGAAGCAATGGACTGGTGCCAGATGCTTTTCCGCATGTACGTCAACTACTGCGAAAGCATGGGCTGGGATGTGAGCGAGGTGGATAAGACCGTCGGTGAAGAGGCGGGCCTCAAGGACGTGACGCTTTACATCAAAGCACCAATGGCTTTCGGGTTTCTCTCGGCGGAGCGCGGCACGCACCGGCTGGCGCGGGTCAGCCCGTTCAACGCCCAGGGAAAGCGGCAGACCAGCTTTGCGACGGTGGATGTCGTCCCTGAATTTGAAGACAGCGGCGATTATGAGATACCGGAAAACGAACTGGAGATCACACCCTTCGTCCGCGCCAGCGGGCCGGGCGGCCAGAACGTCAACAAAGTCGCCACCGCCATCCGCGTCATCCATAAGCCCACGGGCCTGACCGTGGTCTGCTCGGTCGAGCGAAAGCAGGAGCAGAACAAAAAGCGAGCGCTGGGCATTTTGCGCGGGCGTCTGGAACTGATGGCCGAGGAGAAGAAGCAGCAGGAGATCAAAGCCGCCGCCGGCGGTTCGCTGGAGATGGGCTGGGGATCGCAGATTCGCAGCTACGTTTTTTACGACAACCGCGTGAAGGATCACCGTACGAATTACGAAGAGCCTAACCCGCAGAACGTGATGAACGGCCGCCTGCAGGGTTTCATCGACGCCGAGCTGCGCCGCCGCGCCAAGGAACGCGGAATAAAATAA